One Rosa chinensis cultivar Old Blush chromosome 5, RchiOBHm-V2, whole genome shotgun sequence genomic region harbors:
- the LOC112167203 gene encoding tRNA wybutosine-synthesizing protein 2/3/4, whose product MEFEKRKAATLTSLRSEVTDKSPKGTVDTPIIPLLDVINGHRDYFTTSSCSGRISILSQPARRVSKKKASGGAWLYISHDPADPDSVLDLVFCSSEQNEQELQDDQNDVVFRFEPLIIAVECRDVAAAQVLVSKAIASGFRESGITSSNKRVIIAIRCSIRLEVPLGSSREIMVSREYLRFLVGVANEKFEANRKRTDAFLEALQSGESGGGFAVAPAGGNYENAPSGLKGDSGCSSLSVVPIEVSGENEENLYLWGHSACSLVKKADNGILVFGGFGGIGRHARRNQCLLVDTLSGSLRGISIESSPSPRLGHTASLVGDCVFVIGGRADPEKILSDVWVLDIQKKEWKLTECSGDVFPPRHRHAAAVVGSKIYVFGGLNNDAVTSSLHVLDTDNLQWREIVVSEEGPCARHSHSMVASGSQLYMFGGYDGEEAIGDLYRFDTEKSKCKWKKVKASGRSPHARFSHSMFVYKNHLGVIGGCPVRQRCQELAILDLRLCMWRHVKLESNGEDLFVRSTANVFGDDLVMIGGGASCYAFGTKFSKPMKINLLPLMLRDDNRKPLVAELHTDQIDIVKSEKSRHPQVQNVKTLTEAPDLNFKSELPMADGIGQQVDAYWVLKLERKYAKIGKDILKKFGWLDLARKVYSVEGGLHICFPVSAKFSDVLKENQHHMANSFEGQSDHICKPDIGKECSIDEVTCSTALDILKECGATKLVDEVVEVRKTAKSPLKIMSDAVGSLLEDKGLPAGLLEELPTRWERLGDIVVLPVTSFKNPLWDSIAEELWPAVAKSVNAVRLARQGRVASTGTRDSTLEILIGDNGWVDHRENGILYSFDATKCMFSWGNLSEKRRMGSLNCRDEIIVDLFAGIGYFVLPFLVRAKAKLVYACEWNPHAVAALRRNVQANSVSDRCIILEGDNRTTAPTGVADRVCLGLIPSSESSWATAVRALRGEGGMLHVHGNVVDSEENSWTKHVTESVAETARSQGHCWEVSIEHLERVKWYAPHIRHVVADVRCRQTQK is encoded by the exons ATGGAGTTCGAGAAGCGAAAAGCGGCGACGCTGACGTCACTGAGATCGGAGGTGACGGACAAGTCGCCGAAGGGCACGGTGGACACTCCGATCATTCCTCTCCTCGACGTCATCAACGGCCACCGCGACTACTTCACCACCAGCTCCTGCTCCGGCCGAATCTCCATCCTCTCTCAGCCCGCTCGCCGGGTCTCCAAGAAGAAAGCCTCCGGCGGCGCGTGGCTTTACATCTCTCACGACCCGGCCGATCCCGACTCCGTCCTCGACCTCGTCTTCTGCTCCTCCGAACAGAATGAGCAGGAGCTCCAAGACGACCAAAACGACGTTGTTTTCAGATTCGAGCCACTGATTATCGCCGTCGAGTGCAGGGACGTGGCGGCGGCGCAGGTTCTGGTGTCGAAAGCCATAGCGTCCGGGTTCAGAGAGTCCGGCATTACGAGTTCGAACAAGCGTGTGATTATCGCGATTCGCTGCTCGATACGATTGGAGGTTCCGCTGGGGAGTAGTCGCGAGATTATGGTGTCTCGCGAGTATTTGAGGTTCCTTGTGGGCGTGGCGAACGAGAAATTCGAGGCCAACCGGAAGAGGACCGATGCTTTTCTGGAGGCTCTGCAGAGTGGGGAGAGCGGAGGAGGGTTTGCGGTGGCTCCTGCTGGTGGAAATTACGAGAATGCCCCTTCCG GGTTGAAGGGAGATAGTGGATGCTCTAGTCTGTCTGTTGTTCCGATAGAGGTTTCCGGGGAGAATGAGGAGAATCTTTACCTCTGGGGTCATTCGGCTTGCTCATTGGTGAAGAAGGCGGATAATGGGATTCTTGTGTTTGGTGGATTTGGAGGCATTGGAAGACATGCTAGGAGAAATCAGTGTTTGCTGGTTGATACATTGTCTGGTAGTTTGAGAGGGATTAGCATAGAGAGTAGTCCTTCACCGAGATTGGGCCACACGGCTTCTTTGGTTGGAGATTGTGTGTTTGTTATTGGAGGCAGGGCTGATCCTGAGAAAATTCTGAGTGATGTATGGGTCCTCGATATACAGAAGAAGGAATGGAAACTCACCGAATGTTCTGGTGATGTATTTCCTCCCAG GCATCGACATGCTGCAGCCGTGGTAGGATCAAAGATATATGTGTTTGGTGGACTTAACAATGATGCAGTCACTTCTTCCTTGCATGTACTGGATACAGATAATCTGCAGTGGAGAGAGATAGTTGTCAGTGAGGAAGGTCCGTGTGCCCGACATTCACACTCAATGGTGGCATCGGGATCTCAGCTATATATGTTTGGAGGATATGATGGTGAGGAAGCAATTGGAGACTTGTACAGGTTTGATACTGAAAAATCTAAATGTAAATGGAAAAAAGTGAAGGCGTCTGGGAGAAGTCCCCATGCAAGGTTCTCACACTCCATGTTTGTGTACAAAAATCATCTTGGAGTTATTGGTGGTTGTCCAGTTAGACAACGTTGCCAAGAGTTGGCAATACTTGATTTACGACTGTGCATGTGGAGGCATGTGAAACTGGAATCCAACGGCGAAGATTTGTTTGTACGTAGCACTGCCAATGTTTTTGGTGATGATCTTGTTATGATTGGTGGCGGGGCATCTTGCTATGCATTTGGTACAAAGTTCAGTAAGCCAATGAAAATCAACTTGCTTCCTCTGATGCTGAGAGATGATAATCGTAAACCACTCGTTGCAGAACTGCATACTGACCAAATTGATATTGTGAAGAGCGAAAAGAGTAGACATCCACAGGTTCAAAATGTTAAAACATTAACCGAAGCTCCTGACCTAAATTTTAAGAGTGAATTACCCATGGCTGATGGCATTGGTCAACAAGTGGATGCATATTGGGTTCTGAAACTTGAAAGAAAGTATGCGAAAATAGGGAAGGACATACTAAAGAAGTTTGGTTGGTTAGATCTTGCAAGGAAGGTTTACTCCGTGGAAGGTGGTTTACATATTTGTTTCCCTGTGAGTGCAAAATTTTCTGATGTATTGAAAGAAAATCAGCATCATATGGCAAATTCATTTGAAGGACAGAGTGATCACATTTGTAAGCCAGATATAGGAAAGGAATGTTCGATTGATGAGGTCACCTGTTCAACAGCCTTAGACATTCTAAAGGAATGTGGTGCAACGAAGCTGGTAGATGAGGTTGTTGAAGTCAGAAAAACTGCAAAATCTCCCTTGAAAATAATGAGTGATGCCGTGGGGTCTCTGCTGGAGGATAAAGGCCTACCTGCAGGACTGTTGGAGGAGCTGCCAACCAG ATGGGAGCGCCTTGGAGATATTGTTGTGCTTCCAGTGACATCATTCAAGAATCCGTTATGGGACTCAATTGCTGAGGAGCTTTGGCCTGCTGTTGCCAAATCAGTAAATGCTGTTCGCCTTGCTCGCCAA GGCCGAGTTGCATCAACTGGTACAAGGGACAGTACTTTGGAGATTCTTATAGGAGATAATGGTTGGGTTGATCATCGTGAAAATGGAATTCTCTATTCTTTTGATGCTACTAAGTGCATGTTCTCCTGGGGCAACCTTTCTGAGAAGCGCCGCATGGGCTCTCTGAATTGTAGAGATGAGATCATTGTGGATTTATTTGCTGGAATTGGATATTTTGTGCTGCCATTTCTTGTCAG GGCCAAGGCAAAACTAGTTTATGCTTGTGAATGGAATCCTCATGCTGTTGCGGCACTCCGGAGAAACGTACAAGCCAATTCTGTCAGTGATCGATGCATCATTCTTGAAGGAGATAACCGGACAACGGCACCTACA GGAGTGGCTGATCGGGTCTGCCTTGGTCTCATTCCATCAAGTGAATCTAGCTGGGCCACTGCTGTTAGGGCATTAAG GGGTGAGGGTGGGATGCTACATGTGCATGGGAATGTGGTGGACTCAGAGGAGAATTCATGGACCAAGCACGTAACAGAATCAGTAGCTGAAACTGCTAGATCTCAAG GTCATTGTTGGGAGGTTTCAATAGAACATTTGGAGAGAGTTAAATGGTACGCCCCACACATCCGCCACGTTGTTGCAGATGTAAGATGTAGACAGACCCAGAAATAA